A region of Rhodohalobacter barkolensis DNA encodes the following proteins:
- a CDS encoding GAF domain-containing protein gives MKIKSESDMLARLEQREAELEVINSVQEALASNINLEGIYDLVGERLRNLFDAQVTGIYSFDHETGLEHFQYLFEDGERLYPESRPLNNIRKWIIDNKSILHIMEDADDAIFEITGEKHVAVPGTRLPKTLLFVPLIVGDTVMGCVSLQNLDRDHAFSESDVQLLSTLSNSMSVALENARLFDETEQRNAELAVINSVQQGLVAEMDMQGIYDLVGEKVRVLFDAQVVIIATFNYESKQEHFQYLFENGERVQPDPRPYDKIRQRLINTQKLISIEENAKEAFTTITGEAPTAVPGTQFPQSMVFVPLVVGDTVRGYVSLQNLDREHAFSESDIRLLSTLANSMSVALENARLFNETEQRNAELAVINSVQQGLVAEMDMQGIYDLVGDRIRDLFDAQVTGVVTFNHDDKTEDWKYLFEDGARMYPNIRPYDKIREKIINEKSTLNIAENVAQILSEIKGEKIKPVPGTRLAKSLLYVPMIVGDEVRGYLTLQNNDREHAFNESDVRLLSTLTNSMSVALENARLFSETNRLLAETEQRNAELAVINSVQEGLVREMDMHAIYKLVGNRICEVLNTQTMLIRTFDHDKELETWEYAIENGEQLQIEPRPFIWANKHLIKTKEALLINEDYIETAKNYGDTEKGVSKGLPPKSAIFVPMIVGDKVVGSISLQNVEKEHAFTESDVRLLTTLTNSMSVALENARLFNETTRLLNETEQRAAELQTVNNISKAMVSQLEFDALIKLVGEQMRETFKADIVYLAIHDLKTDMLHFPYYYGDVAESRPFGNGITEKIILKKEPLLVNHDLEEAYEKIEAEKKGEMVESYLGVPIIAGKKSIGVISVQSKEQENRFTESDQRLLTTIAANVGIAMQNAEAYQKLQAALTDLRSAQEQLVQQEKLASLGQLTAGIAHEIKNPLNFVNNFSELSLELVEEMEHEIREMRREMEGKKSPLEGGSERSEQGDDRTKIPNHPQNIVTDSDSSNTPLPSESPEQAGLNPLSRGEAGSSPQMDLILEILDDIEMNLKKIHEHGTRADGIVKSMLQHSRGGSGKMEPTDINDLIKEFVNLSFHGMRASKNPINVDLVFELDESIGKVPLIAEDFSRVIINLSNNAFDAMREKVTSKDPQGFENLGGLDDYLPKLTLQTHQKDSTITIEIKDNGPGIPEEMKDKILQPFFTTKKGTLGTGLGLSITNDIVKAHGGSLDIHSKSGEFTQFRIMIPV, from the coding sequence ATGAAAATAAAAAGTGAATCCGATATGCTCGCCAGGCTGGAACAGCGCGAAGCTGAACTTGAGGTTATTAACAGTGTTCAGGAAGCACTCGCCTCAAATATCAATTTGGAAGGTATTTATGATTTAGTGGGTGAACGCCTTCGAAATCTGTTTGATGCCCAGGTGACCGGTATCTATTCATTTGATCACGAAACCGGCCTTGAACACTTTCAGTATTTGTTTGAAGATGGCGAACGGCTATATCCCGAATCACGTCCGCTAAATAATATTCGGAAATGGATTATTGACAACAAATCCATTTTGCACATCATGGAAGATGCCGATGATGCAATTTTTGAAATCACGGGCGAAAAACACGTAGCCGTTCCGGGAACCCGACTCCCCAAAACCCTGCTTTTTGTTCCATTAATCGTTGGGGATACCGTAATGGGATGTGTCAGTCTCCAAAATCTGGATCGGGACCACGCTTTCAGCGAGTCAGATGTTCAGCTTCTTAGTACGCTTTCAAACAGTATGAGCGTAGCCCTCGAAAATGCGCGGCTCTTCGACGAAACCGAGCAGCGAAATGCCGAACTGGCTGTCATCAATAGCGTACAGCAGGGATTGGTAGCCGAAATGGACATGCAGGGTATTTATGATCTGGTTGGGGAAAAAGTACGTGTGTTGTTTGATGCACAGGTTGTCATCATTGCAACCTTTAATTATGAAAGTAAACAGGAACATTTCCAATATCTATTTGAAAATGGAGAACGTGTGCAGCCCGATCCCCGTCCTTACGACAAGATTCGCCAGCGCCTGATCAATACTCAAAAACTGATCTCCATTGAAGAAAATGCCAAAGAGGCCTTTACCACTATCACCGGTGAGGCTCCTACGGCGGTTCCCGGCACCCAGTTTCCGCAGTCGATGGTATTTGTTCCCCTTGTGGTTGGAGACACTGTTCGCGGTTATGTTAGCCTTCAAAACCTGGATCGTGAACATGCATTCAGTGAATCCGACATTAGACTATTGAGTACACTGGCCAACAGCATGAGTGTGGCCCTCGAAAATGCACGTCTTTTTAATGAAACCGAGCAGCGAAATGCCGAACTGGCTGTCATTAATAGTGTACAGCAGGGTTTGGTAGCTGAAATGGATATGCAGGGTATTTATGATCTGGTGGGCGACCGCATTCGCGATCTCTTTGATGCGCAAGTTACCGGCGTAGTCACCTTCAACCACGATGATAAAACGGAAGATTGGAAGTACCTGTTTGAAGACGGAGCTCGAATGTATCCGAATATCCGTCCTTATGACAAAATCAGAGAGAAAATCATTAATGAAAAATCTACCCTGAATATCGCCGAAAATGTGGCTCAAATCCTTTCCGAAATAAAAGGTGAAAAAATAAAGCCTGTTCCCGGTACACGGCTTGCAAAATCATTACTCTACGTTCCCATGATTGTAGGTGATGAAGTCAGAGGCTATCTCACACTTCAAAACAATGACCGGGAACACGCTTTCAATGAGTCGGATGTTCGGTTGTTAAGTACCCTTACTAACAGTATGAGTGTGGCCCTCGAAAATGCCAGGCTTTTCAGTGAAACCAACCGGCTATTAGCCGAAACCGAGCAGCGGAACGCCGAACTGGCCGTCATCAATAGCGTACAGGAAGGGCTGGTACGCGAAATGGATATGCATGCCATATACAAACTCGTGGGGAACCGGATTTGTGAAGTCCTCAACACACAAACCATGCTTATCCGCACCTTTGATCACGATAAAGAGCTGGAGACCTGGGAGTATGCCATTGAGAACGGGGAACAACTTCAGATAGAACCGCGACCGTTTATCTGGGCTAATAAGCACCTCATCAAAACAAAAGAAGCTCTGCTCATTAATGAAGATTATATAGAAACAGCGAAAAACTATGGGGATACTGAAAAAGGAGTAAGCAAGGGTTTGCCTCCAAAATCGGCCATATTTGTACCGATGATTGTGGGTGATAAAGTGGTGGGTTCCATCAGCCTTCAAAACGTAGAAAAAGAACATGCCTTTACAGAATCGGATGTTCGGCTGCTTACCACACTCACCAACAGTATGAGTGTAGCCCTCGAAAATGCCCGGCTCTTCAACGAGACGACTCGTCTGCTGAATGAAACTGAACAGAGGGCTGCTGAACTTCAGACCGTGAATAATATCAGTAAAGCGATGGTTTCTCAGCTTGAATTTGACGCCCTTATCAAACTGGTGGGCGAGCAAATGCGGGAGACCTTCAAGGCCGACATTGTCTACCTGGCCATTCATGATCTTAAAACCGATATGCTCCATTTTCCCTATTACTACGGGGATGTAGCCGAATCCCGACCATTTGGAAATGGGATCACCGAAAAAATCATCCTTAAGAAAGAGCCGCTGTTGGTTAATCACGACCTGGAGGAAGCTTACGAGAAAATTGAGGCGGAGAAAAAGGGGGAAATGGTAGAATCCTATCTCGGAGTTCCCATCATAGCCGGTAAAAAATCCATTGGGGTGATCAGTGTTCAGAGTAAGGAACAGGAAAACCGATTTACCGAAAGTGACCAGCGGCTGCTTACCACCATTGCCGCCAATGTGGGTATTGCCATGCAAAACGCCGAAGCATATCAAAAACTTCAGGCGGCATTGACCGATTTGCGATCAGCCCAGGAGCAGCTCGTTCAGCAGGAGAAGTTAGCCTCCCTCGGACAACTCACCGCCGGCATCGCCCATGAGATCAAAAACCCGCTAAACTTTGTGAATAATTTCTCAGAACTGAGTTTGGAGTTGGTAGAAGAAATGGAACATGAGATTAGAGAGATGAGACGCGAGATGGAAGGCAAAAAGTCCCCCTTAGAAGGGGGGAGTGAGCGGAGCGAGCAGGGGGATGATAGAACAAAAATTCCTAACCATCCTCAAAATATTGTGACAGATTCGGATTCATCTAACACACCCCTGCCTTCCGAATCTCCAGAGCAGGCAGGCCTCAATCCCCTCTCCAGAGGGGAGGCTGGGTCGAGCCCTCAAATGGATCTCATTCTCGAAATTCTCGACGACATCGAAATGAATCTCAAGAAAATCCATGAACACGGAACGCGGGCTGATGGAATTGTGAAGTCTATGTTGCAGCATAGCCGGGGCGGTTCAGGTAAAATGGAACCAACCGACATCAATGATTTGATCAAAGAATTTGTGAATCTCTCTTTCCATGGTATGAGGGCATCTAAGAACCCCATCAATGTGGATTTGGTATTTGAGCTGGATGAGTCCATTGGCAAAGTGCCATTGATTGCGGAAGATTTCTCGCGGGTGATTATCAATCTGAGCAACAATGCGTTTGATGCGATGAGAGAAAAGGTTACGAGCAAAGACCCCCAAGGTTTTGAAAACCTTGGAGGTCTGGATGACTACCTCCCGAAACTCACGCTCCAAACCCATCAAAAAGACTCAACCATCACTATAGAAATTAAAGACAATGGGCCGGGGATTCCCGAGGAGATGAAAGACAAAATACTGCAGCCTTTTTTCACGACCAAGAAAGGGACTTTGGGTACAGGGCTTGGACTGAGTATTACCAACGATATTGTAAAGGCACACGGTGGATCTTTGGATATTCATTCGAAATCCGGAGAGTTCACTCAATTCAGAATTATGATTCCTGTATAA
- a CDS encoding PP2C family protein-serine/threonine phosphatase, with protein sequence MSTSYKILVVDDEPDLQMLMLQKFRSKVKNREYQFLFAENGQEALDTLSGHPDLSLVLSDINMPKMDGLTLLSQIQELNRSDIRTIMVSAYGDMENIRTAMNRGAYDFVTKPIDFKDLETTIEKTLREIQQLMNVRMMEEQLESLHYDLDMAARIQQKILHQEFPVFPDDSRFDIFANMMAAKHVGGDFYDFFKYDEDHLAFFIGDVAGKGMPAAIYMAVCRTMLKAIGSEVFDPAECIGKVNNMLIPESDISTFVTVFYGVLNVETGELHYCNGGHNLPYIQKPDGTVTELDDVGGLLLGKFENAPYEKNSIQLEPGDTLVTFTDGVTEAENDEGGFFDEERVETYLRKDPSKNLINQVKGLFLEVMKFAGAATQSDDITVLSVRYTNSQ encoded by the coding sequence ATGAGTACATCCTATAAAATATTAGTCGTTGATGATGAGCCGGATTTACAGATGCTGATGCTGCAAAAATTCAGATCTAAAGTAAAAAACAGAGAGTATCAATTTCTCTTTGCCGAAAACGGACAGGAAGCGTTGGATACTCTCTCAGGCCATCCGGATCTATCTCTTGTGCTCAGTGATATTAACATGCCGAAAATGGATGGACTGACCCTGCTATCACAGATTCAGGAACTGAACCGGTCCGATATCAGAACCATTATGGTCTCTGCATATGGCGATATGGAAAATATTCGTACTGCCATGAATCGTGGAGCCTACGATTTTGTAACCAAACCGATCGATTTCAAAGACCTTGAAACAACGATTGAGAAAACGCTGAGAGAGATCCAGCAATTGATGAATGTTCGTATGATGGAGGAACAACTGGAATCTCTCCACTACGATCTGGATATGGCCGCAAGGATTCAGCAGAAAATCCTTCACCAGGAGTTTCCGGTGTTTCCCGACGACTCCCGCTTCGACATTTTTGCTAATATGATGGCCGCTAAGCATGTTGGTGGCGATTTTTACGACTTCTTCAAATACGATGAAGATCATCTCGCGTTTTTTATTGGAGACGTAGCCGGAAAAGGGATGCCCGCCGCTATCTATATGGCGGTGTGCCGAACCATGCTGAAAGCGATTGGATCGGAAGTATTTGACCCGGCAGAGTGTATTGGCAAAGTCAACAATATGTTGATTCCGGAAAGTGATATTTCAACGTTTGTGACCGTTTTTTATGGGGTTCTAAATGTAGAGACCGGCGAACTGCACTACTGCAACGGCGGACATAATCTGCCATACATTCAGAAGCCGGATGGAACCGTTACAGAGCTTGACGACGTTGGTGGGCTTCTGCTTGGCAAGTTTGAAAATGCACCTTATGAGAAAAACAGCATCCAGCTTGAACCCGGCGATACACTTGTCACATTTACCGATGGTGTGACTGAAGCTGAAAATGATGAGGGTGGCTTCTTTGATGAAGAGAGAGTGGAAACATACCTCCGGAAAGATCCGTCTAAAAACCTGATTAATCAGGTTAAGGGACTTTTTCTTGAAGTCATGAAGTTTGCCGGAGCGGCAACCCAATCAGATGATATTACCGTACTTTCGGTCAGGTACACCAATTCTCAGTAA
- a CDS encoding STAS domain-containing protein — translation MNYSLSEQYNTVVISLKGKAMGGPSATKYLEDIKSLIDQGKTNVVADLSKVNFMNSSGLGILITSLTSLRNAGGDLKICGASDRIESLLMVTKLITVFQHYKTLDEAVAAYQV, via the coding sequence ATGAATTATTCATTATCAGAGCAGTATAACACTGTGGTTATTTCATTGAAAGGAAAAGCAATGGGCGGCCCGTCTGCTACAAAATATCTGGAGGATATTAAATCACTGATTGATCAGGGGAAAACCAATGTGGTTGCAGATTTGAGTAAAGTGAATTTTATGAACTCATCGGGGCTGGGAATTTTAATCACATCCTTGACCAGTCTCAGAAATGCGGGTGGAGACCTGAAAATTTGTGGGGCTTCAGACAGAATTGAAAGTCTTCTAATGGTTACAAAATTGATCACCGTATTTCAGCACTACAAAACCTTGGACGAGGCGGTAGCTGCGTATCAGGTGTGA
- a CDS encoding SgcJ/EcaC family oxidoreductase, with translation MKSDLSKYSAITSPEEIPARFAEGWNERDADKIAAIFDQDADFINVVGIWWENRDDIRKAHDYGLRVIFNDSKLKVGRVKIKRPAETVAIIHARMLLSGQSKVEDQNLQNRQTLFTFVAHKNRSGWSCVSAQNTDIVPGKETNANIDGSLKSVDYRNQP, from the coding sequence ATGAAATCAGATCTGTCAAAGTATTCTGCCATTACTTCACCGGAGGAAATACCCGCCCGATTCGCTGAAGGTTGGAATGAGCGGGATGCTGATAAAATTGCTGCGATCTTCGATCAGGATGCCGACTTCATCAATGTGGTTGGCATCTGGTGGGAGAACCGGGATGATATCCGTAAAGCTCATGACTATGGACTCCGGGTAATCTTTAACGATTCAAAACTTAAAGTTGGCAGAGTGAAGATTAAACGACCGGCTGAAACGGTAGCGATCATTCATGCACGTATGCTGCTGAGCGGCCAGAGTAAAGTTGAGGATCAAAACCTTCAAAATCGGCAAACTCTATTTACGTTTGTAGCTCACAAAAACAGGAGTGGGTGGAGCTGTGTTTCTGCTCAGAATACAGACATCGTCCCGGGCAAGGAAACGAATGCAAACATTGATGGTTCGTTGAAATCTGTTGATTATCGAAATCAGCCCTGA
- the ggt gene encoding gamma-glutamyltransferase → MLTIGIGVNDMALAQGDREAGNHFATRSEVIAKNGMVAASQPLAAQVGLDVLKNGGNAIDAAIATNAAMGLMEPTGNGIGGDLFAIIWHEESGQLYALNASGRSPQSLSYDRLMEILDEKGEDDIPSYDLLSVSVPGAVDGWFELHERFGSVPMSDILSGPINYAEEGFPVSEAISSAWRGSANFLKNQPGAFEETFTIDGRGPEKGEVFKNPDLGNTFRLLAEQGRDAFYKGEIAEKIDAWMKENDGYLRYEDFENHSSQWVDPVSTNYRGYDVYQIGGNNQGTAVLQMLNILEGYDLESKGFGSEETLHLLVEAKKLAFEDRAKQYADPDYHDVPYDILLSKEYAAERRELIGDRASRDLSSGVDVMEDGDTIYLTTADKDGNMVSLIQSNFRGMGTGFVVPGTGFSFQNRGELFSLDPEHPNVYEPGKRPFHTIIPGFVMKDGKPWFSFGNMGGGYQPIGHVSILTNIIDFGMNIQEAGDAPRWSHTGSSQPTDSADEKLSDPGQLSLESALGFDVVRALRSRGHRVQVGNSFFGRYQGIMQDHEKGVWFGASESRVDGQAVGY, encoded by the coding sequence ATGTTAACGATTGGAATTGGGGTGAACGACATGGCTTTAGCACAGGGCGACCGGGAGGCCGGCAATCACTTTGCTACCCGGTCAGAAGTTATAGCTAAAAATGGAATGGTTGCCGCCAGCCAGCCATTGGCGGCGCAAGTGGGACTGGATGTTCTTAAAAATGGTGGAAATGCTATCGACGCCGCTATCGCAACTAATGCGGCTATGGGCTTGATGGAACCGACAGGAAATGGAATTGGCGGAGATCTGTTTGCCATCATCTGGCACGAGGAGAGTGGACAGCTATATGCGCTGAATGCCAGCGGGCGGTCGCCACAGAGTCTCTCTTACGATCGACTGATGGAAATACTGGATGAAAAAGGAGAGGATGATATTCCCTCTTACGATCTGCTCTCCGTTTCCGTACCGGGCGCTGTAGACGGCTGGTTTGAACTGCATGAACGATTTGGTTCCGTTCCAATGAGCGATATTCTTTCCGGACCGATCAATTATGCTGAAGAGGGATTTCCGGTAAGTGAAGCCATTTCATCTGCATGGCGAGGAAGTGCCAATTTTTTGAAAAATCAGCCCGGAGCATTTGAAGAGACATTTACGATAGATGGCCGTGGACCGGAAAAAGGAGAAGTATTCAAAAATCCCGATTTGGGTAACACGTTCCGCCTGTTGGCTGAACAGGGCCGCGATGCATTTTATAAAGGAGAAATTGCAGAAAAAATTGACGCATGGATGAAAGAGAATGACGGATATCTCCGTTACGAAGATTTTGAAAACCACTCGTCTCAGTGGGTTGATCCGGTATCTACAAATTACAGGGGATATGATGTCTACCAGATTGGAGGGAATAACCAGGGCACGGCTGTGCTGCAGATGCTAAACATACTGGAGGGATATGACCTCGAATCAAAAGGATTTGGCTCTGAAGAGACGCTGCACTTGCTGGTTGAAGCGAAGAAACTGGCGTTTGAAGATCGTGCAAAACAGTATGCCGATCCCGACTACCATGATGTTCCTTACGATATTCTGCTATCAAAAGAGTATGCTGCCGAGCGTCGAGAACTAATAGGCGATAGAGCATCGCGAGACCTGAGTTCCGGCGTGGATGTAATGGAAGACGGGGATACCATTTATCTCACTACCGCTGACAAGGATGGTAATATGGTTTCCCTGATTCAAAGTAACTTCCGCGGCATGGGTACAGGCTTTGTGGTTCCCGGAACCGGATTCAGTTTTCAGAACCGTGGAGAGCTCTTCTCTCTCGATCCGGAACACCCCAACGTGTATGAGCCCGGCAAGCGGCCGTTTCATACCATCATTCCAGGATTTGTTATGAAAGACGGAAAACCGTGGTTCAGTTTCGGAAATATGGGAGGTGGCTATCAACCGATCGGACACGTTTCCATTTTGACCAATATCATCGATTTTGGAATGAATATTCAGGAAGCAGGCGATGCACCGAGATGGTCTCATACCGGCTCATCCCAGCCAACGGATAGCGCAGATGAGAAACTATCGGATCCCGGTCAATTAAGCCTGGAGTCGGCACTTGGGTTTGATGTGGTACGCGCTTTAAGATCACGGGGTCATCGCGTGCAGGTAGGGAACAGTTTCTTTGGCCGATACCAGGGAATTATGCAGGACCATGAGAAAGGAGTTTGGTTTGGAGCGTCTGAATCTCGTGTGGATGGTCAGGCAGTCGGTTATTGA
- a CDS encoding co-chaperone GroES: MIQDYLNSVDKFIIIGDRVLVKPREMETHTKSGLVLPATVKEKEEIQSGYIIKTGPGYPIPSVEADEPWKAETNPTKYMGMQAREGDLAIFLKSQAHEIEFENEKFLIIPHAAILLLIRDDHELE; this comes from the coding sequence ATGATCCAGGACTATCTGAATTCAGTTGATAAATTTATCATCATTGGAGACCGCGTATTGGTAAAACCCCGTGAAATGGAAACCCATACCAAAAGTGGACTCGTATTACCGGCAACCGTGAAGGAGAAAGAGGAGATCCAGAGCGGTTATATCATCAAAACCGGGCCGGGTTATCCAATTCCATCGGTAGAAGCAGATGAACCCTGGAAAGCAGAAACCAACCCAACAAAATATATGGGAATGCAGGCTCGTGAAGGTGATCTTGCGATTTTCCTGAAAAGTCAGGCTCATGAAATTGAATTTGAGAATGAAAAATTTCTCATCATACCGCACGCGGCCATTTTGCTGCTAATCCGTGACGATCACGAATTGGAATAA
- a CDS encoding MBL fold metallo-hydrolase, giving the protein MNRKTFIHQLGLLTAGTALTPALFKWMQNNGPFYPIRNNVGYFTGRGGTMGWHITDESVVVVDSQFENSAEDFLSGIFNIASGGPSRYLFNTHHHGDHVSGNGVFQSDNFEIIAHQNVPDLQRVSAGPESRDSVIAANRVFDDEITIESGNETVTAKHYGPGHTGGDSVIWFENANIVHMGDLVFNRWYPFIDKDGGALIENWITLLETVAKEADRDTTFIFGHGNRDFGVTGDSDDVLYMRDYLTKLLEYTRAGIDDGQSLEEISSVNQFEEFANHQSAGARLSLQANIEAAYEELTK; this is encoded by the coding sequence ATGAATAGAAAAACGTTTATACATCAATTAGGATTATTAACCGCCGGAACAGCTCTAACACCGGCTCTATTTAAATGGATGCAGAATAACGGTCCATTTTACCCTATTCGGAATAATGTCGGTTATTTTACCGGTCGCGGCGGAACGATGGGCTGGCATATTACCGATGAGTCAGTTGTTGTAGTCGATTCTCAGTTCGAAAACTCGGCCGAAGATTTTCTATCCGGTATATTTAATATTGCCTCCGGTGGTCCCTCCAGGTATCTCTTCAATACTCATCATCATGGAGATCACGTATCCGGAAACGGTGTCTTCCAATCTGATAATTTTGAAATAATCGCGCATCAAAATGTGCCTGATCTGCAGCGTGTATCTGCCGGCCCTGAAAGCAGAGATTCCGTAATTGCAGCCAACCGAGTTTTTGACGATGAAATCACCATCGAATCAGGTAACGAAACCGTTACAGCCAAACACTACGGCCCCGGCCATACCGGCGGAGACTCCGTCATCTGGTTCGAAAATGCGAATATCGTTCATATGGGAGATCTGGTCTTTAACCGCTGGTATCCGTTCATCGACAAAGATGGGGGTGCACTCATCGAAAACTGGATCACACTATTAGAAACCGTTGCTAAAGAGGCCGATCGTGACACAACATTCATTTTCGGCCACGGTAATCGAGATTTTGGTGTTACCGGAGATTCCGATGACGTTCTTTACATGAGAGATTATCTAACCAAGCTTTTAGAATATACCCGTGCCGGTATTGACGACGGACAAAGCCTTGAAGAGATTTCATCCGTAAATCAATTTGAAGAGTTTGCGAATCATCAAAGCGCAGGTGCAAGACTTTCGTTACAGGCTAACATAGAGGCGGCATATGAAGAACTCACAAAATAG
- a CDS encoding P1 family peptidase has product MKKFLLCSLILITSLILADSVQSQERQRVRDLGIHPGILPTGPLNAITDVEGVMVGHQTLIEEDNIRTGVTAILPHSGNLYRERVPAAVYVGNGFGKALGFTQVQELGEMETPIALTNTLSIFNAAHGVADYVLNLPGNENVGSVNPVVGETNDGWLNDIRARVVDTEDVYKAIESAESGPVAEGNVGAGTGTRALGFKGGIGTSSRQLPENRGGYTVGVLVQSNFGGILTVNGAPVGEELGNHYLSSRQTTPSGQPTDLGAQNTRLTALSGLTGDTDGYDFDVDGSVMIVVATDAPITSRNLERLAKRAFMGIARVGGFASNGSGDYVIAFSTHPDVRNNLDDSGQTRQITELDNNAVSPLFLAAVEATEEAILNSLFMAETMDGQNGRTQEALPIDEVMEILEKYGADQ; this is encoded by the coding sequence ATGAAAAAATTTCTGCTCTGCTCTCTCATTCTCATCACTTCTTTAATTCTTGCTGATTCCGTTCAATCTCAGGAGCGGCAACGTGTTCGGGATCTGGGAATCCATCCCGGAATTTTACCGACCGGCCCCTTGAATGCCATCACCGATGTAGAAGGTGTGATGGTGGGGCATCAAACATTGATTGAAGAAGACAATATCCGAACCGGAGTAACGGCCATCCTTCCTCATTCGGGAAACCTCTACAGAGAACGGGTTCCAGCCGCCGTTTATGTGGGAAATGGTTTTGGGAAAGCACTTGGATTTACTCAGGTTCAGGAGCTGGGTGAAATGGAAACGCCCATCGCACTCACCAATACCCTCAGCATTTTTAACGCCGCGCACGGGGTGGCTGACTATGTCCTGAATCTGCCCGGAAATGAAAATGTAGGGTCGGTCAATCCGGTAGTGGGTGAAACCAACGACGGCTGGCTGAATGACATTCGGGCCCGGGTTGTAGATACCGAAGATGTTTATAAGGCGATTGAGTCTGCCGAATCCGGCCCGGTTGCTGAAGGCAACGTGGGTGCAGGAACCGGAACCCGCGCACTTGGTTTTAAAGGCGGCATAGGAACCTCATCCCGCCAGCTTCCCGAAAATCGCGGAGGATATACGGTTGGGGTTCTGGTACAGTCCAACTTTGGTGGAATTTTAACCGTGAATGGTGCTCCGGTTGGTGAGGAGTTGGGAAATCACTACCTATCAAGTCGTCAGACCACTCCAAGTGGTCAGCCGACTGATTTGGGTGCTCAAAATACCCGTCTGACCGCCTTGAGCGGTCTGACGGGTGATACTGACGGCTACGATTTTGATGTGGACGGCTCCGTAATGATTGTTGTCGCTACAGATGCCCCGATCACCTCCCGCAACCTGGAGCGACTCGCCAAGCGCGCGTTTATGGGAATTGCCCGGGTTGGCGGATTTGCCTCCAACGGAAGCGGTGACTATGTGATCGCGTTTTCCACCCATCCCGATGTTCGGAACAACCTGGATGATTCAGGCCAAACGCGACAAATTACCGAACTGGATAATAACGCAGTGAGTCCGCTATTTCTGGCCGCCGTGGAAGCTACCGAAGAAGCGATCTTAAACTCCCTCTTTATGGCTGAAACGATGGATGGACAAAACGGACGTACACAGGAAGCTCTCCCGATTGATGAGGTGATGGAAATTCTGGAGAAATACGGAGCTGATCAGTAA
- a CDS encoding patatin-like phospholipase family protein: MPEKKVHLVLGSGGARGIAHIAVIEELEKAGYEIVEVIGCSMGAVVGGIYAAGHLPEYKKWILGLSKRDVFDLLDFTFAKQGFVKGEKLFAKHVEVTGEEKIEDFPIPFTAVATDMRDHSEVHFKKGDLYKALRASVSMPGFFVPVVENGQVLVDGGVLNPLPINLVEKKEGAEIIAVNLNGKMDPKYDKPSEPDRLEEMQNWFDKILPDSMKTNHKTKAKSELPADEDSFSLIELMDSSFSFTQDRLTELIIELYKPNHLIEIPRNVCGVFDFDQGKRVYEIGMEACKSVIKQKD; the protein is encoded by the coding sequence ATGCCTGAAAAAAAAGTTCATCTGGTTTTGGGAAGCGGCGGTGCCCGGGGAATTGCACACATTGCAGTTATTGAAGAATTGGAAAAAGCCGGGTACGAGATTGTTGAAGTGATCGGTTGTTCAATGGGTGCTGTGGTGGGCGGCATTTACGCAGCGGGGCATCTCCCGGAATATAAGAAATGGATTCTTGGGCTTTCTAAACGAGATGTATTTGATCTGCTTGATTTTACCTTCGCTAAACAGGGATTTGTAAAAGGAGAAAAACTTTTTGCCAAACATGTGGAAGTGACGGGCGAAGAAAAAATTGAAGACTTCCCTATTCCATTTACTGCTGTAGCTACCGATATGCGCGACCATAGTGAAGTTCACTTTAAAAAGGGAGATCTCTATAAAGCGTTACGGGCATCGGTTTCCATGCCCGGGTTTTTTGTCCCAGTGGTTGAAAACGGGCAGGTCTTAGTAGATGGCGGCGTGTTGAATCCGCTCCCCATTAATTTAGTTGAGAAAAAAGAAGGTGCTGAGATCATTGCTGTAAATTTAAACGGTAAAATGGACCCCAAATACGATAAGCCCTCTGAGCCGGATAGGCTGGAAGAAATGCAAAATTGGTTCGATAAAATTCTTCCAGACTCAATGAAAACGAATCACAAAACCAAAGCAAAATCAGAATTACCCGCTGATGAAGATTCCTTTTCATTGATCGAACTCATGGATAGCTCTTTCAGCTTTACTCAAGACCGTCTTACAGAACTCATTATTGAGTTATATAAACCCAATCACCTTATTGAAATCCCCCGAAATGTCTGTGGTGTTTTTGATTTTGATCAGGGAAAACGGGTATATGAAATTGGCATGGAAGCCTGCAAGAGCGTTATTAAACAAAAGGATTAA